In one Cercospora beticola chromosome 1, complete sequence genomic region, the following are encoded:
- a CDS encoding uncharacterized protein (antiSMASH:Cluster_3): MTFRSREDQLAASEEIHSFHQPGSVLFAQPTEVNNWCHSIYPEAYPLTPPDTASDCASSDCPDMYDSSWSQASMPEESWTSGPSADHSTLPKAASRQWPTYSAAPSCQDSQALNDASSWAQFGQGAVDMGLSPALSHESQTVHSLTHVPETDFPLLPPGLDLSFIGEPTNWSTSGPVVFTAGPQDMSTASMVSSPASIPAGPQMSAYYPAFSGPQPAMYGPTQSMVHYSEAPASHFQRRTVSDPSGSPPRRLLPRTDAPVTVTYHSAQQPRSHVSGMVAHGDPRVSNSASLAKDFHGHGLPTPPPRPETSSPGMISGPSFVSTHGSEEFGGFVRYEQEQQVPAVQMSFVQPGRPVPAHLPVHHQELTPALSRSDSTHSVPHKANSSTGSVTGEGDEGRHRNHPLYSKGPEADGLYHCPYASDPNCQHKPTKLKCNYDKFIDSHLKPFRCKVESCSKQEFSSTACLLRHEREAHGMHGHGERPHLCFYPGCERGIPGNGFPRRYNLFDHMKRVHDHKEEPQQERAADNGARKPMSRKRKASPSEEPVARRQKMQFVSGPAMSMPQEVYPMQVPVYPEQMHPQDQGNMYSMMGRPAWSE, from the exons ATGACATTTCGCAGCCGCGAGGATCAATTGGCCGCCAG TGAGGAGATTCACTCCTTCCACCAGCCCGGATCCGTTCTGTTTGCACAGCCCACAGAGGTCAATAACTGGTGCCACTCCATATATCCGGAAGCCTATCCATTGACTCCACCGGACACTGCCTCGGACTGTGCCTCTTCGGATTGCCCAGACATGTACGACTCATCATGGAGCCAGGCTTCAATGCCAGAGGAGTCGTGGACTTCAGGACCTTCCGCGGACCACAGCACACTTCCAAAGGCCGCCAGCCGCCAATGGCCCACATATAGTGCCGCGCCCAGCTGCCAGGATTCCCAAGCCCTGAACGACGCCTCGTCGTGGGCTCAATTTGGCCAAGGAGCTGTAGATATGGGCTTGTCGCCTGCTCTGAGCCATGAGAGCCAGACTGTGCACAGCCTTACACACGTGCCCGAGACGGACTTCCCATTGCTGCCGCCCGGCTTGGATTTGTCCTTCATTGGAGAGCCCACAAATTGGTCCACATCCGGCCCCGTTGTCTTTACAGCTGGCCCTCAGGATATGTCCACTGCCAGCATGGTTTCATCCCCGGCTTCCATTCCAGCAGGTCCACAGATGAGCGCGTACTATCCTGCCTTTAGCGGACCGCAGCCTGCGATGTATGGCCCAACTCAGTCCATGGTTCACTATTCAGAGGCTCCTGCTTCGCATTTCCAAAGGAGGACTGTGTCTGATCCATCCGGCTCTCCGCCTCGACGATTGCTGCCACGCACGGATGCTCCGGTGACCGTTACCTACCACTCTGCTCAACAGCCACGATCACATGTGTCTGGCATGGTTGCACACGGCGATCCGAGAGTAAGTAACTCTGCCAGCTTGGCCAAGGACTTCCATGGCCACGGTCTGCCAACTCCTCCCCCACGTCCGGAGACGTCTTCGCCAGGCATGATTTCGGGTCCATCCTTTGTGTCCACCCATGGTAGTGAGGAATTCGGTGGCTTCGTCCGGTATGAGCAGGAGCAACAAGTACCTGCGGTGCAGATGAG CTTCGTTCAACCTGGTCGCCCAGTGCCCGCGCACTTACCCGTGCACCACCAGGAATTGACACCGGCCTTGTCGAGGTCTGACTCGACCCACTCTGTCCCACATAAGGCCAATTCCTCCACTGGTAGCGTGACTGGCGAAGGAGACGAGGGACGCCACAGGAACCATCCACTATACTCCAAGGGACCCGAGGCCGATGGATTGTACCACTGTCCTTATGCCAGCGACCCTAACTGCCAGCACAAGCCCACAAAGCTCAAGTGCAACTACGA CAAGTTCATCGACTCCCACCTGAAGCCTTTCCGCTGCAAGGTTGAGTCCTGCTCCAAGCAAGAGTTCTCATCCACGGCATGCCTGCTGAGGCACGAAAGAGAGGCACACGGTATGCACGGACACGGAGAGCGGCCCCATCTCTGTTTCTATCCCGGTTGCGAGCGAGGCATTCCTGGCAATGGCTTCCCAAGGCGTTACAACCTCTTCGACCACATGAAGCGTGTCCACGACCACAAGGAGGAGCCACAGCAGGAGCGTGCCGCGGATAATGGAGCCCGCAAGCCAATGAGCCGCAAGAGGAAGGCCAGTCCCTCTGAGGAGCCAGTTGCCAGGAGGCAGAAGATGCAATTCGTCTCTGGCCCAGCCATGTCTATGCCCCAGGAAGTGTACCCAATGCAGGTTCCTGTCTACCCCGAGCAGATGCATCCTCAGGACCAGGGAAATATGTACTCCATGATGGGAAGGCCAGCCTGGAGTGAGTGA
- a CDS encoding uncharacterized protein (antiSMASH:Cluster_3~SMCOG1034:cytochrome P450) — protein MANSTLNALVLGSVFVLCAIVLSSKVWQIGRRPADIPPGPPTIPILGNLHQMPVVNPHIQLQKWAQEYGPIYSLMLGTTTMIVLSSDEAVKDLLDRRSGNYSDRPNMYIGQTIASGGLRLVVMRYGKFWRMIHKTIHNILNIKAAVTYVPYQDLENKIMLQGLLDQPEDFLAHIRRYTFSLSTQIIFGYRAPDTQDPNLLQLFWSFERWGKLAGSASAQLADLFPIIQSLPRALSLNIGYAEMLHKKEKELYVRLWMRAKNALESGKGTPCFCNDLLRAQKTEKFDDDQAAYISGSLLEAGSDTTASILYGFILACIVWPDVQKKIQAEIDRVVGSERLPTIEDYHRLPYVRACIKESLRWMPTVVLGVPHAAIQEDNYKGYRIPAGATVINNVWAIHMDPKRSPSPRTFNPDRLANDPRSLYESAMGEASKRDNYVFGAGRRLCQGIHIAERSLFLGISRLVWAFDFLPTIDTATGKPIKYDGDDLVGGITVEPRHYNCRIVPREKQKSSIIREAVRKDAEDFLDPRTGQWRNIPEGMAFSTWVPEEVEA, from the exons ATGGCCAACTCCACACTCAATGCGCTCGTGCTGGGGTCCGTCTTCGTACTATGCGCTATTGTGCTCTCCAGCAAAGTATGGCAGATTGGACGTCGTCCTGCTGATATTCCTCCTGGTCCGCCAACTATTCCGATTTTAGGAAACTTGCATCAGATGCCTGTCGTGAATCCGCACATTCAGCTGCAAAAATGGGCTCAAGAATACGG CCCCATCTACTCGTTGATGCTCGGCACCACGACGATGATCGTTCTGTCCTCCGACGAGGCAGTCAAAGATCTTCTTGATCGCCGAAGCGGCAACTATTCGGATCGACCTAATATGTACATAGGCCAGACAATCGCCAGCGGTGGCCTGCGGTTGGTCGTCATG CGCTATGGAAAGTTCTGGCGTATGATTCACAAGACGATTCACAACATTTTGAATATCAAAGCCGCTGTGACTTATGTTCCATACCAAGACTTGGAGAATAAGATCATGCTTCAAGGACTTCTTGACCAACCCGAGGACTTCCTTGCTCATATCCGTCGCTACACGTTCTCACTTTCGACACAAATAATCTTCGGATATCGTGCTCCAGATACGCAAGATCCTAATCTTCTACAACTATTTTGG AGCTTCGAGCGCTGGGGCAAACTTGCTGGCAGTGCAAGTGCGCAGTTGGCGGATCTATTCCCCATCATCCAGTCTCTTCCTCGCGCTCTCTCGCTTAATATTGGTTATGCTGAGATGCTGcacaagaaggagaaagagctgTATGTACGACTTTGGATGCGAGCAAAGAATGCTTTGGAGAGCGGCAAAGGCACA CCGTGCTTCTGCAACGATCTACTTCGAGCACAAAAGACGGAGAAATTCGACGATGATCAGGCAGCATACATCAGCGGCTCGCTGCTCGAAGCTGGTTCAGACACCACAGCATCGATTCTATATGGATTCATCCTGGCCTGTATCGTCTGGCCAGACGTACAGAAAAAGATTCAAGCAGAAATCGATCGCGTGGTAGGCTCCGAACGACTTCCGACGATCGAAGACTACCATCGACTACCATATGTTCGAGCTTGTATCAAAGAATCGCTTCGCTGGATGCCCACTGTAGTCCTCGGCGTGCCACACGCAGCAATACAGGAAGACAACTACAAAGGCTATCGCATCCCCGCAGGAGCAACTGTAATCAACAACGTCTGGGCCATTCATATGGATCCCAAACGCTCCCCATCACCGAGGACATTCAACCCAGATCGACTTGCCAACGATCCACGATCGCTGTACGAATCTGCTATGGGTGAAGCTTCGAAACGAGACAACTATGTGTTTGGAGCCGGACGTCGTCTCTGCCAGGGTATCCATATCGCAGAGCGATCTCTCTTTTTGGGCATCTCACGTCTGGTGTGGGCTTTTGACTTTTTGCCTACCATCGATACCGCCACGGGTAAGCCGATAAAGTACGACGGCGATGATCTGGTTGGAGGAATTACCGTCGAGCCCAGACACTATAATTGCAGAATTGTTCCTCGCGAAAAGCAGAAATCCAGTATCATTCGAGAGGCAGTTCGTAAAGATGCGGAGGACTTTCTTGATCCACGAACAGGCCAGTGGCGTAATATTCCAGAAGGCATGGCATTTAGTACATGGGTacctgaagaagtcgaagcgtAG
- a CDS encoding uncharacterized protein (antiSMASH:Cluster_3) — protein MDAAAIVIGAVTTPEASRKRKRARQACDHCRAKKIRCNGENVNEPCPNCIDRGNVCVTTRNSRRVPQITSAVPAPTNTDSPAPPQDANVTADSGLSADSVFVHDDNADTTEQEEDALHVSPDALRERSSILPSDMTNWEYHGPRSFLSICSRPAVKWVSEQTGRLDFSETASQFASDISRRLKMDADLSVARAPEPGAETAWRYTEAYFSTALDASLGVLCRPWFERQLSAHLAGRLCDSGPAWHALRNVVYAAGCRIELSKSRLFKEASQQAWLYFENALAVYARLLFYKTSIMGVQALTLMAYYTQNIGTPCLEYMLSADAARLAFAKGLHRAAPPFQGMTEQDVEQRNRIFWAIYCLEKQIANQSGRSSMIDDDEVTCPLPRMNASGDDAFNIAYCDSLVRISRICSRIDKRLSAVQCSTMGPAVTTQVVNQLHAELEGLKNLLHDKYKLHLGARIDTSCLPKDFRLDQLVYLQYTYLTAMLNVHTIWAYPWFRTLVGLSTEDKYRDHILRSTEIVARTSREIVVMTEHINFRAQTTVPVAFFAPIYAMISLFIYCLDRGKSSSDLAMLDIGTGYFARLGIDKEFALYVPFVRAITSLAYGLEGSTHHQEPIVRSDAIEMPNLGEDFWQTSLLDADTLMQLEDWSTFSRTSPV, from the exons ATGGACGCTGCGGCGATAGTGATCGGAGCTGTAACCACTCCTGAAGCATCGCGCAAACGCAAGCGCGCTCGGCAAGCATGCGATCACTGTCGCGCCAAGAAGATACGCT GCAATGGAGAGAACGTCAATGAGCCGTGTCCTAACTGCATCGATCGGGGCAACGTTTGTGTGACGACAAGGAACTCTCGCCGAGTCCCACAAATTACTTCAGCTGTCCCTGCACCTACCAACACCGACTCGCCTGCGCCACCACAAGATGCCAATGTAACTGCAGACTCAGGGCTATCTGCAGACTCAGTGTTCGTGCACGATGACAATGCTGATACTActgagcaggaagaggacgcGCTTCACGTATCACCGGACGCTCTGCGAGAGCGAAGCAGCATCTTGCCCAGTGACATG ACTAACTGGGAATACCATG GTCCTCGTTCATTCCTCTCGATATGCTCAAGACCCGCAGTGAAATGGGTGAGCGAACAGACGGGCCGCTTAGACTTCTCAGAGACAGCTAGCCAGTTTGCGTCCGACATTTCTCGGCGGCTCAAGATGGATGCAGACCTCTCTGTTGCGCGAGCACCCGAGCCGGGTGCAGAGACCGCCTGGCGATACACAGAAG CATACTTCTCGACGGCCCTGGACGCCTCTCTTGGTGTCTTGTGCCGGCCTTGGTTCGAACGCCAGCTTTCCGCTCACCTGGCCGGTCGCCTCTGCGACAGTGGTCCAGCATGGCATGCTCTGAGGAACGTGGTCTACGCAGCCGGCTGTCGTATCGAATTGTCTAAGTCGCGGCTGTTCAAAGAGGCCAGTCAACAGGCGTGGCTGTACTTCGAGAACGCTCTCGCAGTGTACGCTCGACTGCTGTTTTACAAGACCTCGATCATGGGTGTCCAGGCCTTGACGCTGATG GCCTACTACACGCAGAATATTGGCACTCCTTGTCTGGAATACATGCTTTCTGCGGATGCAGCCCGACTTGCGTTCGCCAAAGGACTCCATCGTGCGGCTCCTCCGTTCCAAGGAATGACCGAACAAGACGTTGAGCAACGCAACCGCATCTTCTGGGCAATATACTGCCTGGAGAAGCAGATTGCAAATCAATCTGGTCGTTCATCG ATgattgacgatgacgaagttACATGCCCCCTGCCCAGGATGAATGCTTCTGGCGATGACGCATTCAACATTGCATACTGCGACAGTCTCGTACGAATTTCTCGGATATGCTCACGGATCGACAAACGACTCTCTGCAGTGCAATGCTCAACCATGGGGCCGGCTGTAACTACGCAAGTGGTCAATCAGTTGCATGCCGAGCTCGAAGGCTTGAAGAACTTACTGCACGACAAGTACAAGCTACATCTCGGCGCAAGAATCGATACAAGCTGTCTCCCGAAAGATTTCAGACTTGATCAGCTCGTGTACTTACAGTACACGTATCTTACTGCCATGCTAAATGTACACACCATCTGGGCCTATCCTTGGTTTCGGACACTCGTAGGCCTATCTACCGAGGACAAATACCGCGATCATATTTTACGCTCTACCGAAATTGTAGCACGAACCTCGCGCGAGATCGTAGTGATGACCGAACACATAAACTTCCGGGCTCAAACCACAGTCCC GGTTGCATTCTTCGCACCGATATATGCAATGATCAGCCTTTTCATCTATTGCCTCGATCGTGGAAAGAGTTCATCAGATCTAGCCATGCTGGACATTGGAACCGGTTACTTTGCAAGACTTGGAATCGATAAAGAGTTCGCATTGTACGTCCCGTTTGTAAGGGCTATAACGTCTCTGGCATATGGACTCGAGGGATCGACACACCATCAGGAGCCCATCGTGCGAAGCGATGCGATTGAGATGCCGAATTTAGGCGAAGATTTCTGGCAGACTAGCCTTCTGGACGCTGATACTTTGATGCAGCTAGAAGATTGGAGCACCTTCTCCAGAACTAGCCCGGTCTAG